The following DNA comes from Cucumis sativus cultivar 9930 chromosome 7, Cucumber_9930_V3, whole genome shotgun sequence.
gaataattattCATATCATTAAATCTACCATACTTCTTCACTTTATGTTTTCGATTAATGATCAAAATATGTCTACACAAAGTATGTGTTGATGGTTCAAATCcctacaaatttatttttccaatacATTTAGTAGAGCATGAGGTCATTTTTTAATCCTAAGATGTATAATCGTGTTCGGAGTTATCTATTCTATTTTGTAACTTAtttggtaaaataaattatttattaatctatCGATTTTAACTTAACATGTAAAGGCTAGCTCATAGATATTAGATTtagcttttttaaaaagtgatatTGATGACTCGTTTTTTCTAAAAGcttaattatcattaattattttaaaagctatGAGAATCTTAAATTAGGCGAAACTTGTTGGACTCTGGAAAATAAACGAAGTTATGCTTGTCAAAAgacttcaatttttatttgttttaacaaAGCTAAGACATGTGTCATATATCGACTACAAATATCAAACATACTCGAACCTTTGGTAAATAAACAAAACGTTTGAGGGAATATGAACATAAGATAAGTTAAAGCTCAACATCAAATTGTGATGTATGTATTTACATTCTTCATTGCATTGATTTTGGGAGGGGTAAACATTGCATGTTAgagattagaaaaaaaaaaaaaaaagaaacagaaatcTAATAGAATTtaagagggaaaagaaaaggaaaaagggaagTCCTCCTTTGTAAACAAAGAAGTGAGTATTTTTCTACATACTACTCTTCTACTACTGTATGaatgagaagaaattaaaacttcacattaaaatgattttttatctTACAAGTACacgagaaaaaagaaaagaaaaataaggttcgttttcatttaaattttcaaatgcttCATCAATTTGGCATTTGAGAGGAATACGATTATCAAGTTGATCAAACAATTCAAAGTTATCTTTTAGAAACGGTTGTTTTTTGATACTTGTAGATCAGTTCTATACAACTTTGTTAATCCAGAAACATATCTGcgtaaataaaaagtaaacaaaagttagcgaaaacaaaactaaaaatatatcattgttGAGTGTGTAATTTCTTAGTCACGAATCAATTACCCAAAAACCAAGAGGAGTAGAGCTATAATCAACAAAAGGTACTGATAACATTTGTGCTTGGATTTACGTTTCACGTCAGAGCCTGCAGGGATGTACTTCTGGTTAACGTATCCGAATTGCGGTCGGATTAAGAGGATGAAACCAAGGAGAAAACCCGAAATGAAGCCTCCGATGTGAGCGGAATTATCGACGTGTGGGATGAAACCGACTGCCAGGTTTAAGGCAATGATCAGAATCAATGACAACAGGGCTGCACACTGAGTTTGAATGACAAAGAAACCATATAAGTTGAAATAGATTTAAAGAACaatggaaggaaaagaaaaggttttaaGTTTTACCTTATTTGCATAAATTGTCCAATTTGTAATGAGCTCAGAAAGCATAGCTCCCAAAAGGCCAAAAAGAGCACCTGAAGCACCAACTGATATGGTTGGATTTTCAGCTGGATTGAGACTTATAGATGAAAGTAAACTCCCACCAAATCCAGAAAGTACATATAAACATCCTATTCTCACTGCCAAAcaccaaaaatataaacaaatcatCCCAAATGTCTCAGcacattaaaacaaaaaacaaaatcccaAATGGGTTCAGCTTTTCTTTGATACAACTGTGGGTTCAGTTCGaacaattttttaacattatatgagttattttaactctttctAAAAGTATAACTGATGACTTTTTtaacactttttattttccattttaagatttttgtaCTGTTTTGTTACATAACCAAGAGTGAGCTGAGAaattctagaagaaaacaaaatcaaattcatgttaaaaagtaagaaaaacgGGCAAAATCTCTTCTCTTCTAGGTGGAAAATGAATGCTAAGAGCGAAGACACAATGAAACAATGATAAACCAATACAAAATAGATTACGAGTTTGTCTAGAACGactaaaagtgtttttaaacATTCGAAAACTCATTTCAAACACGTCTTATATGTGTTTGAGAGTACTTACAAAATCCGAATTCTTGTTCGAGGCGAATTCCTATGAAGAGAAGGCTGAGCATATTTGCAAGTAAATGAATAACTCCAGCATGAAGCCACATACAAGACACCAAGCGCCAACCTTCTCCACGTTCTAATACTGCTTCTTTGTCCAAAGCCCCATATCTTTTCAAACTGcagaaccaaagaaaaaacaaatcaaaccaGCAACCatcacaaaaataacaaaattccctctatgttttt
Coding sequences within:
- the LOC101222928 gene encoding RHOMBOID-like protein 5; the protein is MGKRPPSVHVESMSYDVHKPISMPPPPSYYPPPPKPWFPWLVPLIFLVNVGMFIFMLYENNCPAISGRNRCLLYPELGRFSFQPFHENPLLGPSITILKRYGALDKEAVLERGEGWRLVSCMWLHAGVIHLLANMLSLLFIGIRLEQEFGFLRIGCLYVLSGFGGSLLSSISLNPAENPTISVGASGALFGLLGAMLSELITNWTIYANKCAALLSLILIIALNLAVGFIPHVDNSAHIGGFISGFLLGFILLIRPQFGYVNQKYIPAGSDVKRKSKHKCYQYLLLIIALLLLVFGYVSGLTKLYRTDLQVSKNNRF